In a genomic window of Bradyrhizobium ontarionense:
- a CDS encoding MFS transporter, which translates to MAAPVTLEGTSGTTSRPTPKGAWKITFLLFLFMLVNFADKIVVGLAGVPIMTELNLTPEQFGVLGSSFFLLFSIAAIVVGFVVNRVPTRWVLLVLAVIWALAQFPMVGTIGFSTLVICRIILGAGEGPAASVAVHAVYKWFPDEKRAMPTAILSQGSAFGIILAVPALNWVIVNHGWHYAFGALGIVGLMWSAAWLWLGQEGPLAEVELAASREQRVPYLQLLTSRTFVGCVAATFGAYWALSLGLTWMTPFLVKGLGFSQQEAGFISIMPWIFGACVVLTTGWLSQRLMARGVSTRVARGVLGATPLIFGAVLVAAMPHVDGAAAKIALLVVGSGLCGSIYVVCPPMIGEFTPVAQRGAAMAIYGALYTLAGIVAPVVMGKMIQASGSLLEGYLMGFTINAVIMLLSGLLGLALLWPNTERARLQAHQAAAPEFA; encoded by the coding sequence GACAAGATCGTGGTCGGACTCGCAGGGGTGCCGATCATGACCGAACTCAATCTCACGCCCGAGCAGTTCGGCGTGCTCGGTTCGTCCTTCTTCCTGCTGTTCTCGATTGCCGCGATCGTGGTCGGGTTCGTCGTGAACAGGGTCCCGACGCGCTGGGTCCTGCTGGTGCTCGCGGTGATCTGGGCGCTGGCGCAGTTCCCGATGGTCGGCACCATCGGCTTCAGCACGCTCGTGATCTGCCGAATCATTCTCGGGGCCGGTGAAGGGCCCGCGGCGTCCGTCGCCGTTCATGCGGTCTACAAATGGTTTCCCGATGAGAAACGCGCGATGCCGACCGCGATTCTGTCGCAAGGGTCCGCCTTCGGTATCATCCTTGCGGTGCCCGCGCTGAACTGGGTGATCGTGAATCACGGCTGGCACTATGCGTTCGGCGCGCTCGGCATCGTCGGCCTGATGTGGAGCGCGGCGTGGCTTTGGCTGGGCCAGGAGGGTCCCTTGGCCGAGGTCGAGCTGGCCGCATCGCGCGAGCAGCGCGTGCCCTATCTGCAGCTGCTGACATCGCGGACCTTCGTCGGCTGCGTTGCGGCGACGTTCGGCGCCTATTGGGCGCTGTCGCTGGGGCTGACCTGGATGACGCCGTTCCTGGTCAAGGGCCTGGGCTTTTCACAGCAGGAGGCCGGCTTCATCTCGATCATGCCCTGGATCTTCGGGGCGTGCGTGGTGCTGACCACGGGCTGGCTGTCGCAACGGCTGATGGCCCGCGGCGTCTCGACACGCGTGGCCCGCGGCGTGCTCGGCGCGACGCCGTTGATCTTCGGAGCCGTCCTGGTGGCGGCGATGCCGCATGTCGACGGTGCCGCAGCCAAGATCGCGCTGCTCGTCGTCGGTTCGGGGCTGTGCGGATCGATCTACGTGGTCTGTCCGCCGATGATCGGCGAATTCACGCCGGTGGCGCAGCGTGGCGCGGCGATGGCGATCTACGGCGCGCTCTATACGCTCGCCGGCATCGTCGCGCCTGTCGTGATGGGCAAGATGATCCAGGCATCAGGCAGCCTGCTCGAAGGCTACCTGATGGGCTTCACCATCAACGCCGTGATCATGCTGCTCTCCGGCCTGCTCGGCCTGGCGCTGCTCTGGCCCAACACCGAACGCGCGCGCCTGCAGGCGCACCAGGCTGCCGCACCGGAATTTGCGTGA
- a CDS encoding IS110 family transposase: MSQIIRIGLDTSKYIFQLHGVDGSERVVLRKRLTRKVMLDFFAKLPPTVVVMEACGAAHHLARELGKLGHTAKLIAPQLVKPYVERNKNDGRDAEGLCEASSRPRMRYVPVKTAEQQAALMLLGIREQLVTRRTQLSNMIRGYAAEFGLTEARGLDKLASLLTRIEQDDSVPEMARELFAMQAREYAWVQEELKTIEAKLLAWHRANAMSRRLAQIPGVGPVTAAALVMKAPDPHAFRSGRLFAAWMGLTPRDHSTGGKTRLGKITRAGDERLRQLLVVGATSVIKVAKAKGQGPGWLIELLKRKSAKLAAVALANKIARIAWKLMTTGETFDGARLAGLAKAPVAAAA, encoded by the coding sequence GTGAGCCAGATTATCCGCATTGGGCTGGATACGTCGAAGTATATTTTTCAACTGCATGGGGTGGATGGATCGGAGCGTGTGGTGTTGCGCAAGCGGCTCACGCGCAAGGTGATGCTGGATTTCTTTGCCAAATTGCCGCCGACGGTGGTGGTGATGGAAGCGTGCGGGGCCGCGCACCACCTGGCGCGCGAGCTTGGCAAGCTGGGTCACACGGCCAAGCTGATCGCGCCGCAGTTGGTGAAGCCCTATGTCGAGCGCAACAAGAACGACGGGCGAGACGCAGAGGGGCTGTGCGAGGCATCGAGCCGGCCGCGGATGCGTTATGTGCCGGTCAAGACGGCGGAGCAGCAGGCCGCCTTGATGCTGCTGGGCATCCGTGAGCAGCTGGTGACCCGTCGCACCCAGCTGAGCAACATGATCCGTGGTTACGCGGCTGAGTTCGGTTTGACCGAGGCCAGAGGGCTCGACAAGCTCGCCTCGTTGCTGACCAGGATCGAACAGGATGACAGCGTACCGGAGATGGCGCGTGAGCTGTTTGCGATGCAGGCTCGTGAATACGCCTGGGTGCAGGAGGAATTGAAGACGATCGAGGCCAAGCTTCTGGCTTGGCACCGCGCCAATGCCATGAGCCGGCGTCTGGCACAGATCCCGGGAGTGGGCCCGGTCACCGCCGCAGCGCTGGTGATGAAGGCGCCAGATCCGCACGCCTTTCGTTCTGGCCGGCTGTTCGCAGCCTGGATGGGCCTCACGCCGAGGGACCATTCGACCGGCGGAAAGACCCGGCTCGGCAAGATCACGCGCGCCGGTGACGAGCGATTGCGCCAGCTGCTCGTGGTGGGCGCGACCTCGGTCATCAAAGTGGCAAAGGCGAAGGGGCAAGGGCCGGGCTGGCTCATTGAGCTGTTGAAGCGCAAATCGGCCAAGCTTGCCGCGGTGGCGCTCGCCAACAAGATCGCCCGCATCGCGTGGAAGCTGATGACCACGGGAGAGACCTTTGATGGCGCACGACTGGCTGGCCTGGCGAAGGCCCCCGTAGCGGCCGCCGCGTAA
- a CDS encoding N-acyl-D-amino-acid deacylase family protein, whose product MSQPDLVIRGGTIADGSGGDLYEADVAISDGRIVEVGKVGAKGREEIEARGRLVTPGFVDVHTHYDGQVTWSHDISPSSQNGVTTAIMGNCGVGFAPCRPADHQRLIQLMEGVEDIPEPVLEAGIPWEWESFPDYMEWLARRPFDLDIGAQLPHAALRVYVMGERGARRDPATADDNHAMAALARDAVRAGALGFSTSRTLNHRTSTGDYTPTLKAGEDELTTIASAMHSAGRSVLQFVLDISTIHEDLPMMLRIAEATQCPISFSVTQNDRAPQRWRQTLAEINAAAARGLSVTAQIAARPVGLLLGLELSRNPLQTHPSYQAIAHLPLAERVVRMRDPQVRAAILSEQARATDDPLFFKPDYGKMYLLGDPPDYEQPPENSLGAQARARGCRPEEIAYDAMLSDQGRGMLYVPFLNYSDGNLDATYEMLRNPQSVPGLSDGGAHCGIICDASFPTYLLTHWTRDRRRGDKLSIPFVVAAQSRKSALSVGLDDRGLLAPGYKADVNVIDYDRLHLHPPKVHYDLPVGGRRLMQEVDGYEATIVSGVVTRRNGEATGARPGRLVRGARAGVQ is encoded by the coding sequence ATGTCGCAGCCAGATCTCGTGATCCGCGGCGGAACCATTGCTGATGGCTCCGGCGGCGATCTCTACGAGGCCGACGTCGCCATCTCAGACGGCCGCATCGTCGAGGTCGGCAAGGTCGGCGCAAAAGGCCGCGAGGAGATCGAGGCCCGCGGCAGACTGGTGACGCCCGGCTTCGTCGACGTCCACACCCACTACGACGGCCAGGTCACCTGGAGCCATGACATCTCGCCGTCCTCGCAGAACGGCGTCACGACAGCGATCATGGGCAATTGCGGCGTCGGCTTCGCGCCGTGCCGGCCCGCCGACCATCAGCGGCTGATTCAGTTGATGGAGGGCGTCGAGGACATTCCCGAGCCCGTGCTCGAAGCCGGCATTCCCTGGGAATGGGAGAGCTTTCCGGACTACATGGAGTGGCTGGCGCGGCGCCCGTTCGATCTCGACATCGGCGCGCAACTGCCGCACGCAGCGCTGCGCGTCTATGTGATGGGCGAGCGCGGCGCCCGGCGCGATCCTGCCACCGCAGATGACAACCACGCCATGGCGGCGCTCGCCCGCGATGCCGTCAGAGCGGGCGCACTCGGCTTCTCCACCTCGCGCACGCTCAACCATCGCACCTCGACCGGCGACTACACGCCGACCTTGAAGGCCGGCGAGGACGAGTTGACGACGATCGCAAGCGCGATGCACAGCGCCGGCCGCAGCGTGCTGCAATTCGTGCTCGACATCTCGACCATCCACGAAGACCTGCCGATGATGCTGCGGATCGCGGAGGCGACGCAATGCCCGATCTCGTTCTCGGTGACGCAGAACGACCGCGCACCGCAGCGCTGGCGCCAGACGCTCGCCGAGATCAATGCAGCCGCCGCACGCGGCCTGTCGGTGACGGCGCAGATCGCGGCGCGCCCGGTCGGGCTGCTGCTCGGGCTCGAATTGTCGCGCAATCCGCTGCAGACGCACCCGAGCTACCAGGCGATCGCGCATCTGCCGCTGGCGGAGCGCGTCGTCCGGATGCGCGACCCGCAGGTACGCGCGGCGATCCTGAGCGAGCAGGCGCGAGCGACCGACGACCCGCTGTTCTTCAAACCGGACTACGGCAAGATGTACCTGCTCGGCGATCCGCCCGACTATGAGCAGCCGCCGGAGAACTCGCTGGGCGCCCAGGCGCGCGCGAGGGGGTGCCGGCCAGAGGAGATCGCCTATGACGCGATGCTGTCGGATCAGGGACGCGGCATGCTCTATGTGCCGTTCCTGAACTACTCCGATGGCAATCTCGACGCCACCTACGAGATGCTGCGCAATCCTCAGAGCGTGCCGGGTCTCAGCGACGGCGGCGCGCATTGCGGCATCATCTGCGATGCCAGCTTCCCGACCTATCTGCTGACGCATTGGACGCGTGACCGCAGGCGTGGCGACAAGCTGTCGATCCCCTTCGTCGTCGCCGCCCAGTCGCGCAAGAGCGCGCTCTCGGTCGGGCTCGACGATCGCGGCCTGCTCGCGCCGGGCTACAAGGCCGACGTCAACGTCATCGACTATGACCGGCTGCATCTGCACCCGCCCAAGGTGCACTACGACCTGCCCGTCGGCGGCCGCCGCCTGATGCAGGAGGTCGACGGCTATGAGGCGACCATCGTCTCCGGCGTGGTGACGCGCCGGAACGGTGAAGCCACGGGCGCCCGGCCGGGACGCCTCGTCAGAGGTGCGCGAGCCGGCGTGCAATGA
- a CDS encoding MFS transporter — protein MADVLAASQHTGTPVRAASSLRTLALISLAHWVSHLHMLVLPMLFPYLKDKLGVGYVELGFPLTVFAVVSALTQAPVGYLVDRAGARRILLLGLTVGGLSLAMLGFHLSYASLVVSAVLLGLANAVYHPSDYALLSAHMEESRMGRAFGVHTFAGYLGGAVAPAVMAALVTTVGGSGALIAAGLVGPLAALLLLVGNVPEVPKHPHQTRADGSKVKQPNLLTPMLMLLTVFFMLLSLSNAGIASFGVVAFMNGYGISFSTANIALTAFLGASAVGVLAGGHLADRIRHHNLVAAVAYAINAVLVLVITFINLPVVLLVAIMLTAGFMSGVIAPSRDMLVRNAAPPGAAGRAFGIVSTGFNFAGVISPLLFGWIMDMNAPRWVFGTSVVFMLLTIVLAFFTEPKKAKAA, from the coding sequence ATGGCTGACGTTCTCGCCGCATCGCAACATACCGGCACACCGGTCCGCGCCGCCTCCTCGCTGCGCACGCTGGCGCTGATCTCGCTGGCGCATTGGGTCAGCCATCTGCACATGCTGGTGCTGCCGATGCTGTTTCCTTACCTCAAGGACAAGCTTGGCGTCGGCTATGTCGAGCTCGGCTTTCCGCTCACGGTGTTCGCGGTGGTGTCGGCCCTGACTCAGGCGCCGGTCGGCTATCTCGTCGATCGCGCCGGCGCGCGCCGCATCCTGCTGCTCGGCCTCACCGTCGGCGGACTGTCGCTCGCCATGCTCGGCTTCCACCTGAGCTATGCCAGCCTGGTCGTCTCGGCGGTGCTGCTCGGCCTCGCCAATGCGGTCTATCACCCCTCGGACTACGCACTGCTGTCAGCCCACATGGAAGAGAGCCGGATGGGCCGCGCCTTCGGCGTCCACACCTTCGCCGGCTATCTCGGCGGCGCGGTGGCGCCCGCTGTCATGGCGGCCCTGGTCACCACCGTCGGCGGCTCCGGCGCGCTGATCGCGGCCGGCCTGGTCGGCCCGCTCGCCGCGCTGCTGCTGCTCGTGGGTAACGTGCCGGAGGTGCCGAAGCATCCGCACCAAACCCGCGCCGACGGCAGCAAGGTGAAGCAGCCGAACCTGCTGACGCCGATGCTGATGCTGCTGACCGTGTTCTTCATGCTGCTCAGCCTGTCCAACGCCGGCATCGCCAGCTTCGGCGTGGTCGCGTTCATGAACGGCTACGGCATCTCGTTCTCGACTGCCAACATCGCCCTAACCGCCTTCCTCGGCGCCAGCGCCGTCGGCGTGCTCGCTGGCGGCCATCTCGCCGACCGCATCCGCCATCACAATCTGGTGGCGGCGGTCGCCTATGCGATCAATGCCGTGCTCGTGCTGGTCATCACCTTCATCAACCTGCCGGTCGTGCTGCTCGTTGCGATCATGCTGACCGCAGGCTTCATGAGCGGCGTGATCGCGCCGTCACGCGACATGCTGGTGCGCAACGCCGCGCCTCCCGGCGCCGCCGGCCGCGCCTTCGGCATCGTCTCGACCGGCTTCAATTTCGCCGGCGTGATCAGCCCGCTGCTGTTCGGCTGGATCATGGACATGAACGCGCCGCGCTGGGTGTTCGGCACCTCGGTCGTGTTCATGCTGCTGACGATCGTGCTCGCGTTCTTCACCGAGCCGAAGAAGGCGAAGGCGGCGTAA
- a CDS encoding MBL fold metallo-hydrolase translates to MIFRQLFDSVSGTYSYILASRAGGEALIIDPVLEKVDRYCQLLRELDLRLVKAVDTHLHADHVTGLGALRDRTHCVTIMGEQTKADVVAMRVAEGDRIAIEGISLNVMYTPGHTDDSYSFLMGDRVFTGDTLLIRGTGRTDFQNGDARQQYESIFDRLLRLPDDTLVYPAHDYKGDTVSTIGEERRYNPRLQVGSIDEYVTLMANLKLPNPKMMDVAVPANMRVGLHQDELAKQGLSLSAREAIECLGRPDVLLVDLRETSERAKHGTLSGALHAPYPAIADNLKPGGMLREVAAATGRRIVFFCAYGERSAMAVQTAQQAGLANTAHIEGGLDAWKKAGGPVVHQ, encoded by the coding sequence ATGATCTTCCGCCAATTGTTCGACAGCGTCTCCGGCACCTACAGCTACATCCTTGCCAGCCGCGCCGGCGGCGAGGCACTGATCATCGATCCCGTGCTGGAGAAGGTCGACCGCTACTGCCAGCTGTTGCGCGAGCTCGACCTCAGGCTGGTCAAGGCCGTCGATACGCATCTGCATGCCGATCACGTCACGGGCCTCGGCGCGCTGCGCGACCGCACCCATTGCGTCACCATCATGGGCGAGCAGACCAAGGCCGACGTGGTGGCGATGCGCGTGGCCGAAGGCGACCGGATCGCCATCGAGGGCATCAGCCTGAACGTGATGTACACGCCGGGGCATACCGACGATTCCTACAGCTTCCTGATGGGCGACCGCGTCTTCACCGGCGACACCTTGCTGATTCGCGGCACCGGCCGCACCGACTTCCAGAACGGCGACGCGCGCCAGCAATACGAGTCGATCTTCGACAGGCTGTTGCGCCTGCCCGATGATACGCTGGTCTATCCCGCGCACGACTACAAGGGCGACACCGTCTCCACCATCGGCGAGGAGCGCCGCTACAATCCGCGGCTCCAGGTTGGCTCTATCGATGAGTACGTGACGCTGATGGCCAATCTGAAGCTGCCGAACCCGAAGATGATGGACGTGGCGGTGCCCGCCAACATGCGGGTCGGGCTGCACCAGGACGAGCTCGCGAAGCAGGGCCTGTCGCTGTCGGCGCGCGAGGCGATCGAATGCCTGGGGCGCCCCGACGTGCTGCTGGTCGATCTGCGCGAGACATCCGAACGCGCCAAGCACGGCACGCTGTCGGGCGCGTTGCACGCGCCTTATCCGGCGATCGCGGACAATCTGAAACCCGGCGGCATGCTGCGGGAGGTCGCCGCCGCCACCGGCCGCCGCATCGTGTTCTTCTGCGCCTACGGCGAGCGCTCCGCCATGGCGGTGCAGACCGCGCAGCAGGCGGGCCTCGCCAATACCGCGCATATCGAGGGCGGACTTGATGCGTGGAAGAAGGCTGGCGGGCCGGTGGTGCATCAGTAG
- the soxB gene encoding thiosulfohydrolase SoxB, whose protein sequence is MTMPRRDFLKLSGAAALAAPALLRSAQAADTVSLYDVERFGNARILHMTDTHAQLRPVYFREPSVNIGIGEMWGRPPHLVERAFLDRYGIRPDSAEAYAFTSFEFEKSAGRFGRMGGFAHLKTLIDKLRADVGDHRSLLLDGGDLWQGTGLANAMRGADMVNAANLLGIDAMTGHWEFTYGEEALRANLARFKGEFLAQNVFLTEEAAFNDAKAFDTGSGRVFKPAMIKEIGGARIAVIGQAFPYVPIAHPRRFTPDWTFGIREEELQKLVDALRGADKVDAVILLSHNGMDVDLKLASRVTGIDVILGGHTHDAIPQPVAVSNAKGATLVTNAGSSGKFLAVLDLDIAKGRVADARYKLLPVYSELVKPDPAMQALIDQTQQPQIAAWSEKLATSDRLLYRRGNFEGTIDDVICEALRRELDAEIALSPGFRWGPTLLAGQSILLEDVLAQTAISYPETYVQQLTGAQIKDVLEDVCDNLFNADPYLQQGGDMVRLEGLSYRCAPSETIGSRISDLTLDNGQALSSGKTYKVAGWASMNAQDGKPVWDVVATYLRGVGLTSGGTNKVTLSGVDGNPGFASQS, encoded by the coding sequence ATGACGATGCCGCGCCGGGATTTTCTCAAGCTGTCAGGTGCCGCTGCGCTCGCCGCACCGGCGCTGCTGCGCAGTGCGCAGGCGGCCGACACGGTCAGCCTCTACGACGTCGAGCGCTTCGGCAACGCGCGCATCCTGCACATGACGGACACCCATGCGCAGCTGCGGCCGGTGTATTTCCGCGAACCGAGCGTCAATATCGGCATCGGCGAGATGTGGGGCCGGCCGCCGCATCTGGTGGAACGCGCCTTCCTCGACCGCTACGGCATCCGCCCGGATAGCGCCGAGGCCTATGCCTTCACCTCCTTCGAGTTCGAGAAATCGGCCGGCCGCTTCGGCCGGATGGGCGGCTTCGCGCATCTCAAGACGCTGATCGACAAGCTGCGCGCCGATGTCGGCGACCATCGCTCGCTGCTGCTCGACGGCGGCGATCTCTGGCAGGGCACCGGGCTGGCCAACGCCATGCGCGGCGCCGACATGGTGAACGCGGCCAATCTGCTCGGCATCGATGCGATGACCGGCCATTGGGAGTTCACCTATGGCGAGGAGGCGCTGCGCGCCAACCTCGCACGCTTCAAGGGCGAGTTCCTGGCACAGAACGTGTTCCTGACCGAGGAGGCTGCCTTCAACGACGCCAAGGCGTTCGATACCGGGTCGGGGCGCGTCTTCAAGCCGGCCATGATCAAGGAGATCGGCGGCGCGCGCATTGCCGTGATCGGACAGGCCTTCCCTTACGTGCCAATCGCCCATCCGCGCCGCTTCACGCCGGACTGGACCTTCGGCATCCGCGAGGAGGAGCTGCAGAAGCTCGTCGATGCGTTACGCGGCGCCGACAAGGTCGATGCGGTGATCCTGCTGTCGCACAACGGCATGGACGTCGACCTCAAGCTGGCGAGCCGCGTCACCGGCATCGACGTGATTCTCGGCGGCCACACCCACGATGCGATTCCGCAACCGGTCGCGGTGAGCAACGCCAAGGGCGCGACGCTCGTGACCAATGCCGGCTCGAGCGGCAAATTCCTCGCCGTGCTCGATCTCGACATCGCCAAGGGCCGCGTCGCCGATGCGCGCTACAAGCTGCTGCCGGTCTACTCGGAGCTGGTGAAGCCCGATCCTGCGATGCAGGCGCTGATCGACCAGACGCAGCAGCCGCAGATCGCGGCCTGGAGCGAAAAGCTCGCAACCTCGGACCGGCTGCTCTATCGGCGCGGTAATTTCGAAGGCACCATCGACGACGTGATCTGCGAGGCGCTGCGCCGCGAGCTCGATGCGGAGATCGCGTTGTCGCCGGGGTTCCGCTGGGGCCCCACTCTGCTCGCCGGCCAGTCCATCCTGCTCGAAGACGTGCTGGCGCAAACCGCGATCAGCTATCCCGAGACCTACGTGCAGCAGCTGACGGGAGCGCAGATCAAGGACGTGCTGGAAGACGTCTGCGACAATCTGTTCAACGCCGATCCGTATCTGCAGCAGGGCGGCGACATGGTGCGCCTCGAGGGCCTGTCCTACCGCTGCGCGCCCTCCGAGACGATCGGCAGCCGCATCTCGGATCTTACGCTCGACAATGGCCAGGCGCTCAGCAGCGGCAAGACCTACAAGGTCGCCGGCTGGGCCTCGATGAACGCGCAGGACGGCAAGCCGGTGTGGGACGTCGTCGCCACTTACCTGCGCGGCGTCGGTCTGACGTCGGGTGGAACCAACAAGGTCACGCTGTCGGGCGTTGACGGCAATCCGGGGTTTGCGTCGCAGTCGTAG
- the soxA gene encoding sulfur oxidation c-type cytochrome SoxA yields the protein MTALRLALGLTVALGLGVSAVAAADKPDPVADAKAFQAFFVKKFPKVAFDDFVNGPYSMNEDMRRQWEEKEQFPPYEFALEAGKEMFSKPFKNGKTYADCFPNGGIGIRQTYPAFDATEGKVITLELALNRCREANGEQPYSYVKDEMASLTAYMAYTSRGKRFDIKIPDDPRALQAYENGKEYFYTRRGQLNFSCASCHVQSPGERIRAEILAPALGILNAMPIYRSEWSGMGTISRRFVTCNSQTRAVPLEPQSDEYRNLEYYLSYVSNGLPVSGPGARP from the coding sequence ATGACGGCGCTGCGCCTCGCGCTTGGTCTGACCGTCGCGCTTGGTCTCGGCGTGTCCGCCGTTGCCGCTGCCGACAAGCCCGACCCGGTCGCCGATGCCAAGGCGTTCCAGGCGTTCTTCGTCAAGAAGTTCCCGAAGGTGGCGTTCGACGATTTCGTCAACGGCCCGTATTCGATGAACGAAGACATGCGCCGGCAGTGGGAAGAGAAGGAGCAGTTTCCTCCGTACGAGTTCGCGCTCGAGGCCGGCAAGGAGATGTTCTCCAAGCCGTTCAAGAACGGCAAGACCTACGCCGACTGCTTCCCCAACGGCGGCATCGGCATCCGCCAGACCTATCCCGCTTTCGACGCGACCGAAGGCAAGGTCATCACGCTGGAGCTGGCGCTGAACCGCTGCCGCGAGGCCAACGGCGAACAGCCCTACTCCTACGTCAAGGACGAGATGGCTTCACTGACCGCCTACATGGCGTACACCTCGCGCGGCAAGCGGTTCGACATCAAGATCCCGGACGATCCGCGCGCGCTGCAGGCCTATGAGAACGGCAAGGAGTATTTCTACACCCGCCGCGGCCAGCTCAACTTCTCCTGCGCGAGCTGCCATGTGCAGAGCCCGGGCGAGCGCATCCGCGCCGAGATCCTGGCGCCGGCGCTCGGCATCCTCAATGCGATGCCGATCTATCGTTCGGAATGGAGCGGCATGGGCACGATCAGCCGCCGCTTCGTCACCTGCAACAGCCAGACCCGCGCCGTACCGCTGGAACCGCAGTCGGACGAATACCGCAACCTCGAATATTATCTGTCCTACGTCTCGAACGGCCTGCCGGTGTCGGGACCAGGAGCACGGCCATGA
- the soxZ gene encoding thiosulfate oxidation carrier complex protein SoxZ, giving the protein MASSIRVRAILNGDTAEVQTLIQHPMDTGLVKDAKGELIPAHYIQQLTFTHKDKTVFLADWGTAVSKDPYVKFAFKGAAKGDELKVSWVDNKGATDSLTATIQ; this is encoded by the coding sequence ATGGCATCGAGCATCCGCGTCCGCGCCATCCTGAACGGCGACACCGCCGAGGTTCAGACCCTGATCCAGCATCCGATGGATACCGGCCTGGTCAAGGACGCCAAGGGCGAGCTGATCCCGGCGCACTACATCCAGCAGCTGACATTCACGCACAAGGACAAGACCGTGTTCCTCGCCGACTGGGGCACCGCGGTCTCCAAGGACCCCTATGTCAAGTTCGCCTTCAAGGGCGCCGCCAAGGGCGACGAGCTGAAGGTGAGTTGGGTCGACAACAAGGGCGCGACCGACAGCCTGACGGCGACGATCCAATGA
- the soxY gene encoding thiosulfate oxidation carrier protein SoxY, with protein sequence MTASFGPLANRRLILKGAGLVALIGLGNAVLHASPAFAATNDNKYPEDAFRQKNAGDAIKALYGRDHEASDKIKLDAPEIAENGGVVPVAVTTTLPNVTSIAFIVAENPSALAASYRIPEGTVPAVANRLKMAKTSNVIALVESGGKLYSATKEVKVTVGGCGG encoded by the coding sequence ATGACCGCCTCGTTCGGCCCGTTGGCCAACCGCCGCCTGATCCTGAAAGGCGCTGGCCTCGTCGCGCTGATCGGCCTCGGCAACGCCGTGCTGCACGCATCTCCCGCCTTCGCCGCGACCAACGACAACAAATATCCGGAAGACGCCTTCAGGCAGAAGAACGCCGGTGATGCAATCAAGGCGCTGTACGGCCGGGATCACGAGGCCTCCGACAAGATCAAGCTGGACGCGCCGGAGATCGCCGAAAATGGTGGCGTGGTCCCGGTCGCGGTGACGACGACCCTGCCCAACGTGACCTCGATCGCCTTCATCGTCGCCGAGAATCCGAGCGCGCTGGCGGCGTCGTATCGCATCCCCGAAGGCACCGTGCCGGCGGTGGCGAACCGGCTCAAGATGGCCAAGACCTCCAACGTGATCGCGCTCGTCGAATCCGGCGGCAAGCTCTACAGCGCGACCAAGGAGGTCAAGGTCACCGTCGGCGGCTGCGGCGGCTAA
- the soxX gene encoding sulfur oxidation c-type cytochrome SoxX, which translates to MRTALALGLSLVVSTAAHAQSGAADGQKLAFDRGKGNCLTCHEIKGGDLPGSIGPKLENLKGKYDRAELSAILNDETIRNPQTVMPPFGRNRILTGQEIDAIVDFLQTL; encoded by the coding sequence ATGCGAACCGCCCTGGCGCTGGGGCTCTCGCTCGTCGTTTCTACCGCCGCTCACGCCCAGTCCGGCGCGGCCGACGGCCAGAAGCTGGCGTTCGATCGCGGCAAGGGCAATTGCCTGACCTGCCACGAGATCAAGGGCGGCGACCTGCCGGGCTCGATCGGGCCGAAGCTGGAGAATCTCAAGGGCAAATACGACCGTGCCGAGCTGAGCGCGATCCTCAACGACGAGACGATTCGCAATCCGCAGACGGTGATGCCGCCGTTCGGCCGCAACCGCATCCTGACCGGGCAGGAGATCGACGCCATCGTCGATTTCCTGCAGACCCTCTGA